One stretch of Novosphingobium pentaromativorans US6-1 DNA includes these proteins:
- a CDS encoding toll/interleukin-1 receptor domain-containing protein: MSIYELAILGAVTPGDRATLTATLADIVSDFGLTLGDDVVVHNADTLSGRHKPAAFACAYFGGNAQQDLEAAQELIRASAPIIPTIAAGADFNVHIPQFLQPINGLTRRADDPAMTELASAMLECVGLLRRQRRVFVSYRRVESRAAALQLHDLLASRGFDVFLDTHDIRPGDPFQDVLWHRLVDSDVMVMLDTPTYFDSRWTRQEIGRARAKEIQVLRVIWPAHTPNKLTDLAETIYLDPEELEGADGPIVAKTADAIVLEVERLRSRSIASRYMSITGKLRADVEKIGASVEGVGAHRAVAVRLLDGQKIWAYPIVGIPTAEILNDVADKARRAEQQEIPVLVYDHIGIRDAWNAHLRWLGEHILAVRTIKVSEAGWALAAWEN; encoded by the coding sequence ATGAGTATCTATGAATTGGCCATACTTGGCGCCGTAACGCCCGGGGATCGCGCAACACTAACCGCGACGCTCGCCGATATCGTTTCCGACTTCGGATTGACGTTGGGCGACGATGTAGTTGTGCATAATGCGGACACGCTGAGTGGACGACACAAACCAGCAGCATTCGCGTGTGCGTATTTCGGAGGAAACGCCCAACAAGATCTGGAGGCGGCCCAGGAACTCATCCGAGCGAGCGCGCCCATCATTCCCACCATCGCCGCCGGCGCAGACTTCAATGTTCACATCCCCCAGTTTCTCCAGCCCATCAACGGGCTAACGCGGCGCGCTGACGATCCAGCGATGACAGAACTCGCATCGGCGATGCTGGAATGCGTTGGCCTGCTCCGCCGACAGCGACGGGTATTTGTCAGCTATCGACGCGTTGAATCCCGAGCAGCTGCGTTGCAACTCCACGATCTCCTCGCATCCCGCGGATTCGACGTTTTCCTGGACACACACGATATTAGGCCCGGCGATCCGTTCCAAGATGTGCTTTGGCACAGGCTCGTCGATTCTGATGTTATGGTTATGCTCGACACTCCAACTTATTTTGATAGCCGATGGACGCGACAAGAAATAGGAAGAGCACGCGCAAAGGAGATTCAAGTTCTTCGTGTCATTTGGCCTGCACATACACCGAACAAGCTGACTGATCTTGCAGAGACCATTTATCTTGATCCAGAAGAACTCGAGGGGGCGGATGGACCGATAGTAGCAAAAACGGCCGACGCAATCGTTCTTGAGGTGGAACGGCTACGAAGCCGAAGCATCGCATCTCGATATATGTCGATAACCGGCAAGCTTCGCGCTGACGTCGAAAAAATTGGAGCATCGGTGGAAGGCGTCGGCGCACACCGAGCCGTCGCTGTGCGATTGCTGGATGGTCAAAAGATTTGGGCATATCCGATTGTTGGAATCCCCACGGCCGAAATTTTGAACGATGTGGCCGATAAGGCGCGACGAGCGGAACAGCAGGAGATACCGGTACTGGTCTACGATCATATCGGCATCCGTGATGCATGGAATGCCCACCTCCGATGGCTTGGAGAGCATATTCTCGCGGTCCGCACGATTAAGGTTTCCGAAGCCGGATGGGCTCTCGCAGCATGGGAGAATTGA
- a CDS encoding tyrosine-type recombinase/integrase, with amino-acid sequence MPNVPLGFPILFDADMAIIEPAFVWLMEQAELSGRAQASETVRTYGEHLHDWFDSLEQSGIEWREADERVIAAYRNRMLENPSTHTGRPYARTTINARVSTVCRFYGWALDRGLIDHCPFRLTEKMTLMLDGSYRPGLQRRQFNELIVSRPEKLPRPLRADELARLFAHLRPTARLAAQWALGAGLRRKELCALAVDQIPDSWPLDLGIDPLVGVPLHITKGDRPRTVYPPLRLLDHTHWYIGEERARIVRRIRRSDRRYRAPSNLLLNEHGRAMTRKLLTAQLAEAFAASGLQGTLHWLRHTFAMAMLARLQVQARTNPNLNPLKVVQVLLGHASITTTAIYLRCVELHERDLSESLAYLYGELIPADG; translated from the coding sequence ATGCCCAATGTCCCACTTGGCTTCCCGATCCTGTTCGACGCCGACATGGCGATCATCGAGCCTGCCTTCGTCTGGCTCATGGAGCAGGCCGAACTGAGCGGCCGCGCGCAGGCGTCTGAAACCGTCCGGACCTATGGCGAACATCTCCACGACTGGTTCGACTCGCTCGAACAATCGGGGATCGAATGGCGCGAGGCCGACGAGCGTGTCATCGCTGCTTATCGCAACCGGATGCTGGAGAATCCCAGCACGCATACCGGGCGGCCCTATGCCCGGACCACGATCAATGCGCGCGTCTCGACCGTCTGCCGCTTCTACGGTTGGGCGCTCGACCGGGGGCTGATCGACCATTGCCCGTTCCGGTTGACCGAGAAGATGACGCTGATGCTTGACGGTTCCTATCGCCCAGGCTTGCAGCGGCGCCAGTTCAACGAGCTGATCGTCTCGCGCCCCGAAAAGCTGCCACGGCCGCTGCGCGCCGACGAACTGGCGCGGCTGTTCGCGCATCTCAGGCCTACCGCCCGACTTGCCGCGCAATGGGCGCTCGGGGCGGGTCTGCGCCGCAAGGAACTTTGCGCGCTTGCCGTCGACCAGATCCCCGATAGCTGGCCACTCGACCTCGGCATCGACCCGCTGGTTGGCGTGCCGCTGCACATCACCAAGGGCGACCGGCCAAGGACGGTCTATCCGCCGCTTCGGCTGCTCGATCATACGCACTGGTATATCGGCGAGGAACGCGCCCGGATCGTCCGCCGTATCCGCCGTTCCGACCGGCGCTATCGCGCGCCGTCCAATCTCCTGCTGAACGAGCATGGACGGGCGATGACGCGCAAGCTCCTGACGGCGCAGCTTGCCGAAGCGTTTGCCGCTTCCGGGCTGCAGGGCACACTGCACTGGCTCCGGCACACCTTTGCGATGGCGATGCTGGCCCGTCTCCAGGTCCAGGCCCGCACCAATCCCAACCTCAACCCGCTCAAGGTCGTGCAGGTGCTGCTCGGCCACGCTTCGATCACGACGACGGCGATCTATCTGCGCTGTGTCGAACTGCACGAGCGCGACCTGAGCGAAAGCCTCGCCTATCTCTATGGCGAGCTGATCCCGGCCGATGGTTAG
- a CDS encoding site-specific integrase gives MVRNRLDRTLRLEPTPADHPAEIAEIQFRDEWGRIVQRFDPALLGMPDDISAAISRAFRDHDVASSAATRTSRWFALRVFGRFLCEDGRVRRAVDLDTATIRRFITWLAKPTNGRRRGVQSQSGQLGMIRPVLKRAIADNPGLFAPGFAVPNNAIPLAGVQRLPQDRLTTSAMRALLAVCYAEIDTAWDKFQHGQTIVALPNLPLHGGRTAERDRWIWKLHRLGHGVMPPARGSDLNKPDRQRIADAGGFRELESYLHVTTDTLVAFYIVLLIQTAANAGPLRQIKRDCLVPHPLERHRVMVEWVKPRAGGKVKRMQRRSFDNRRPYAAPRLIEKLLAMTAPLLPHVEPSSRDRLFLHRFLMTTGRLERDHHAGHIVQATLRSAMLRFYERQNAAIASWNEAHPEKPRALLPDFSPKLFRSSMASAHYTASQGDIMAAKAVLNHASVATTDIYVDGDAVRRLERDTIARLQALMITWVRGETISDRSQHRGADTGAPVTALFGHDCLRPTDSGHAHPGRVCPKLGGCLACPGLIVPIDPDHLARIVQATWHLEAARERIDPIRFGLFYAPSLQVLTQDLLPAFPPEMMPDAERLMCALPSLPDLE, from the coding sequence ATGGTTAGGAACCGCCTCGATCGGACGCTTCGGCTCGAACCGACGCCGGCGGACCATCCGGCGGAGATCGCCGAAATCCAGTTCCGCGACGAATGGGGCAGGATCGTTCAACGGTTCGACCCGGCGCTGCTCGGAATGCCGGACGACATCAGCGCAGCTATCTCGCGCGCCTTCCGCGATCATGATGTGGCGTCCAGCGCCGCCACCCGCACCTCACGCTGGTTCGCGCTCCGCGTGTTCGGCAGGTTCCTGTGCGAAGATGGGCGTGTCAGGCGCGCGGTTGACCTCGATACAGCGACGATCCGCCGGTTCATTACATGGCTGGCGAAGCCCACCAACGGGCGCAGGCGCGGCGTCCAGTCGCAATCCGGTCAGCTCGGTATGATCCGGCCGGTCCTTAAGCGCGCGATCGCGGACAATCCCGGCTTGTTCGCACCGGGCTTCGCCGTTCCCAACAATGCGATCCCGCTCGCCGGCGTCCAGCGGCTACCGCAAGACAGGCTGACGACCTCCGCAATGCGTGCCCTGCTGGCAGTCTGCTATGCCGAGATCGACACTGCCTGGGACAAGTTCCAGCACGGGCAAACCATCGTCGCTCTTCCGAACTTGCCGCTCCATGGTGGCCGGACCGCCGAACGGGATCGCTGGATATGGAAGCTCCACCGCCTCGGCCACGGCGTCATGCCGCCCGCCCGAGGCTCGGACCTTAACAAGCCCGATCGGCAGCGGATCGCCGACGCAGGCGGGTTCCGTGAGCTGGAAAGCTATCTCCACGTCACGACCGACACGCTGGTTGCGTTCTATATCGTGCTGCTGATCCAGACGGCGGCAAATGCCGGTCCGCTACGCCAGATCAAGCGCGACTGCCTGGTGCCCCATCCGCTCGAGCGGCATCGCGTCATGGTAGAGTGGGTGAAACCCCGCGCCGGCGGTAAGGTGAAACGCATGCAACGGCGGTCATTCGACAATCGCCGGCCCTATGCGGCGCCTCGCCTGATAGAAAAGCTCCTTGCGATGACGGCGCCGTTGTTGCCGCATGTGGAACCGTCCAGCCGCGATCGGCTGTTCCTGCATCGCTTCCTCATGACGACTGGCCGCCTCGAGCGTGATCATCACGCCGGCCATATCGTGCAGGCCACGTTGCGATCGGCAATGTTGCGCTTCTACGAGCGCCAGAACGCTGCAATCGCCTCGTGGAACGAAGCGCATCCCGAAAAGCCTCGTGCGCTGCTTCCCGACTTCTCGCCCAAGCTGTTCCGCAGCAGCATGGCAAGCGCCCATTATACTGCATCGCAGGGCGACATCATGGCGGCCAAGGCGGTCCTTAATCATGCGAGTGTCGCCACCACAGATATCTACGTCGACGGCGATGCCGTTCGCCGCCTCGAACGCGATACGATCGCCCGACTTCAGGCGCTGATGATCACATGGGTCCGCGGCGAGACAATCTCGGATCGCTCGCAACATAGAGGCGCGGATACCGGCGCGCCGGTGACGGCGCTGTTCGGCCACGACTGCCTTCGCCCGACTGACAGCGGACATGCCCATCCTGGTCGCGTGTGCCCGAAACTGGGAGGCTGCCTTGCCTGTCCGGGCCTGATCGTCCCGATCGACCCGGATCATCTCGCGCGGATCGTCCAGGCCACCTGGCATCTTGAAGCTGCGCGGGAGCGGATCGACCCGATCCGGTTCGGCCTCTTTTACGCGCCCAGCCTTCAGGTGCTGACGCAAGACCTGCTACCGGCATTCCCGCCCGAGATGATGCCAGACGCCGAACGGCTCATGTGCGCCCTGCCTTCGCTGCCGGACTTGGAATAG
- a CDS encoding TIR domain-containing protein, translating to MIEGEVVARRVFFSFHYDRDVRRVVQVRNSWVVRPGGEAQPFYDKAEFEEAKKRAGGIEKWIEEQLKGTSVTVVLFGAETYDREWVRHEIKRSYELGKGLLAIDIHSVKDPQLGIDRQGTNPLSYFTIKQNGRDVPLSNLYGAYDWVRDNGYVNMPAWIETAAKAAGR from the coding sequence ATGATCGAGGGGGAAGTGGTGGCACGTCGGGTATTCTTTAGCTTTCACTATGACCGTGACGTTCGACGGGTCGTGCAAGTCCGCAATTCCTGGGTGGTTCGGCCCGGTGGCGAAGCCCAGCCCTTCTATGACAAGGCAGAGTTCGAAGAGGCGAAGAAACGAGCAGGCGGCATAGAAAAATGGATCGAGGAGCAGCTCAAAGGTACGTCCGTGACTGTGGTGCTGTTTGGCGCGGAGACGTATGACCGTGAATGGGTCCGGCACGAGATCAAGAGAAGCTACGAGCTTGGAAAAGGCCTCTTGGCCATCGACATCCATAGCGTAAAAGATCCGCAACTTGGGATTGATCGTCAGGGGACCAACCCACTCAGCTATTTTACAATTAAGCAGAATGGCCGGGATGTTCCGCTTTCGAACCTATACGGGGCGTATGATTGGGTTCGGGATAACGGCTATGTCAACATGCCGGCTTGGATTGAAACTGCAGCAAAGGCGGCCGGTCGCTGA